Proteins encoded in a region of the Pseudonocardia sp. EC080619-01 genome:
- a CDS encoding type IV secretory system conjugative DNA transfer family protein, with the protein MRLAAAATRPSVTTEVSHPGARGVLAPGRVERLPVRRCGTWLGRSVVGPVIGTDCYAPHRDVIGLVAPPQTGKTALMGHHILDHDGPLVATSTKPDLYNYCAGRRAEQGPVWLFNPEQLGDMGSSVWWSPVSGCADPQIAAVRAGLLVGGVSASENGGDRWDQWSVSVLTALLMAADLSGRDMTTVARWVFSPTSDARSGGAGQALEVLGRNPDGRVPEGTVDALRQVLATDARKTRDSIFMTLSEAVKFMTDPQVAALVTGSGGGQELDAEQLVSGRGSLFVVGSDREHASIAPLLAAMTGHLFETAKRVASSRPKGRLDPPLGLFLDEAALITPVPLDRWVADAGGRGIHIEWAVQSPSQLAQRWGAKGGETIWNATNAKLIFGGLSLREDLEKASVLCGDRHEPVPTGGGEERYEKVRVCPVDRVRTIPQWHALLIHRATPATVVRISPVWERSDLRPPPAIIAQGPGAARVAVTPAVQGPDQPPPPCR; encoded by the coding sequence GTGCGCCTCGCCGCTGCGGCGACCCGGCCCAGCGTCACCACCGAGGTCAGCCACCCCGGGGCCAGGGGAGTGCTGGCGCCCGGGCGGGTGGAACGGCTGCCCGTGCGGCGGTGCGGGACTTGGCTGGGCCGGTCGGTGGTCGGCCCGGTGATCGGTACCGACTGCTATGCGCCGCATCGGGACGTGATCGGGCTGGTGGCACCGCCGCAGACCGGCAAGACGGCGTTGATGGGCCACCACATCCTCGATCACGACGGCCCGCTGGTGGCGACCTCGACCAAACCCGACCTGTACAACTACTGCGCCGGGCGCCGGGCCGAGCAGGGCCCGGTGTGGCTGTTCAACCCCGAGCAGCTCGGCGACATGGGGTCGTCGGTGTGGTGGTCGCCGGTGTCAGGCTGCGCCGACCCGCAGATCGCGGCGGTCCGCGCCGGGCTGCTGGTGGGCGGTGTGTCGGCGAGCGAGAACGGTGGCGATCGCTGGGACCAGTGGTCGGTCAGCGTGCTCACCGCGCTGCTGATGGCCGCAGATCTGTCCGGGCGCGACATGACCACCGTGGCGCGGTGGGTGTTCTCCCCGACCAGCGATGCGCGCAGCGGGGGAGCCGGGCAGGCCCTGGAAGTGTTGGGCCGCAACCCCGACGGGCGAGTCCCGGAAGGAACGGTGGACGCTCTGCGGCAGGTCCTGGCCACCGATGCCCGCAAGACCCGCGATTCGATCTTCATGACCTTGTCGGAAGCAGTGAAGTTCATGACCGACCCGCAGGTCGCAGCCCTGGTCACCGGTAGTGGCGGCGGCCAGGAACTCGACGCCGAACAGCTCGTCTCCGGCCGCGGATCGCTGTTCGTGGTCGGTTCGGACCGCGAGCACGCCTCGATCGCGCCGCTGCTGGCGGCGATGACCGGGCACCTGTTCGAGACGGCCAAGCGGGTCGCGTCGTCGCGGCCGAAGGGGCGGTTGGATCCGCCACTGGGCCTGTTCCTCGACGAGGCCGCGTTGATCACCCCGGTGCCATTGGATCGATGGGTCGCCGACGCCGGGGGCCGGGGGATCCACATCGAGTGGGCGGTGCAGTCGCCGTCCCAGCTCGCCCAGCGCTGGGGAGCCAAGGGCGGGGAGACGATCTGGAACGCCACCAACGCCAAGCTCATCTTCGGGGGGCTGTCGCTGCGCGAGGACCTGGAGAAGGCCTCGGTGCTGTGCGGGGACCGGCACGAGCCGGTGCCCACCGGCGGCGGTGAGGAGCGCTACGAGAAGGTGCGGGTGTGCCCGGTCGACCGGGTACGCACGATCCCACAGTGGCACGCGCTGCTGATCCATCGCGCCACGCCGGCGACGGTGGTGCGGATCAGCCCAGTGTGGGAACGGTCTGATCTGCGTCCGCCACCTGCGATCATCGCGCAGGGCCCCGGTGCGGCTCGTGTGGCCGTTACTCCCGCCGTACAGGGACCGGACCAGCCACCGCCGCCGTGTCGCTGA
- a CDS encoding IS3 family transposase (programmed frameshift) produces the protein MGAPRKFDEETRARAVRLYLDRLRDHGESKLAARRHVGELLDVNPATIRNWVEAEERDSGSGVGSAAGGDDAAAELRRLRAENAELRRANEILKTASAFFGAGGAGPSTQVRLLFVHEHRSRFGVEPICAVLSEHGVQVAPQTYYRWRSRPVTDRQLDEAYLVNRIVDIYRKNRCVYGVRKMWRAARREGLRVGRDQMGRLMRVAGIQGVRRGVHHTATTTRDQRAARHPDLVKRAWAAPTRPDALWVVDFTYVWTASGFCYVSFVTDVYSRRILGWKASMSKTTDLVSGALAQALSTRQRAISEFTSEGLIHHSDAGSQYTSLAFTEQLAEAGIAGSIGTVGDALDNALMESTIGLYKSELIVPYAHSRNWIGLREVERETAEWVHWYNSVRLHSSIDYMSPIEREMVYATSIAQQGAVA, from the exons GTGGGAGCACCTCGGAAGTTCGATGAGGAGACCCGTGCCCGCGCGGTCCGCCTCTATCTTGACCGTCTGCGTGATCACGGGGAGTCGAAGCTGGCCGCGCGCCGGCACGTCGGTGAGCTGTTGGATGTGAACCCGGCGACGATCCGCAATTGGGTCGAGGCCGAAGAGCGCGATTCCGGTTCCGGGGTTGGCTCGGCGGCGGGTGGCGATGACGCAGCGGCCGAGTTGCGACGGCTTCGTGCAGAAAATGCCGAGCTGCGGCGGGCGAATGAGATTCTGAAGACTGCTTCGGCGTTTTTCG GCGCAGGCGGAGCTGGACCGTCGACTCAGGTAAGACTTCTGTTCGTTCACGAACATCGAAGCCGTTTCGGGGTCGAGCCGATCTGTGCCGTTTTGTCCGAACACGGTGTGCAGGTCGCCCCGCAGACGTATTATCGCTGGCGGTCCCGGCCGGTGACCGATCGCCAGTTGGATGAGGCGTATCTGGTGAATCGGATTGTGGATATCTATCGGAAGAACAGGTGTGTGTACGGGGTGCGGAAGATGTGGCGTGCGGCGCGGCGGGAAGGGCTCCGGGTCGGGCGGGACCAGATGGGCCGATTGATGCGTGTCGCCGGGATCCAGGGCGTGCGCCGCGGGGTCCACCACACGGCCACGACGACCCGTGATCAGCGCGCAGCCCGCCATCCTGACCTGGTCAAGCGGGCGTGGGCGGCGCCGACTCGACCGGATGCGCTGTGGGTCGTGGATTTCACGTATGTGTGGACCGCCTCCGGGTTCTGCTACGTGTCGTTCGTGACCGACGTCTACTCCCGCAGAATCCTCGGATGGAAGGCGTCGATGAGTAAGACCACCGATCTCGTCTCCGGGGCCTTGGCGCAGGCGTTGTCCACTCGCCAACGGGCGATCAGCGAGTTCACCTCCGAGGGTCTTATTCATCATTCGGATGCCGGGTCTCAATATACGTCTCTGGCGTTCACCGAGCAACTCGCCGAGGCTGGTATCGCCGGCTCGATCGGCACCGTCGGTGACGCGCTGGACAACGCGCTGATGGAGTCCACGATCGGCCTGTACAAGTCAGAGCTCATCGTTCCGTATGCTCATTCTCGGAACTGGATCGGTCTTCGTGAGGTGGAGCGAGAGACCGCGGAGTGGGTTCACTGGTACAACAGTGTGAGGCTCCACTCCTCCATTGACTATATGTCGCCGATCGAACGAGAAATGGTGTACGCTACATCCATCGCCCAACAGGGTGCGGTGGCCTGA
- a CDS encoding DNA ligase, with translation MMRGWTVAGSSRGWPPPAHCLTARAGPTRSSGTASARSPPPPHRGVQLRSRNRRDLTADYPELAQLRLSPGLLLDTEIVALDDHGVSDFELLQQRLHRTYPSPALVESVPVSLMVFDVLRVDELSQLDQPYSHRRSLLDKLQLTTPGRLAVPTHFTDVAADDVLAAVQTQGLEGVVAKRLSSRYEPGRRSRAWIKHAIRHTCEVAVLGWAPATRHRGTLGALVIGLPDDTGTLRYAGEVGTGFTTATRQQLLDLLNARQQDGPPIELPAHRGSRWAGATPADRLRWARPGLIGEIAYRQRTREGRFRHPSWRGLRPDRTLDALRAADVP, from the coding sequence ATGATGCGGGGATGGACGGTGGCTGGGTCGAGCCGAGGCTGGCCACCGCCGGCGCACTGCCTGACGGCGAGGGCTGGGCCTACGAGGTCAAGTGGGACGGCATCCGCGCGATCGCCGCCACCACCGCACAGGGGGGTTCAGCTCCGGTCCCGCAACCGGCGCGACCTGACCGCGGACTACCCCGAGCTCGCGCAGCTCAGACTGTCACCCGGGCTGCTGCTCGACACCGAGATCGTCGCGCTCGACGACCACGGCGTCAGCGACTTCGAACTCCTGCAGCAGCGGCTGCACCGCACATATCCCTCCCCCGCCCTGGTCGAGTCCGTCCCGGTGTCGCTGATGGTGTTCGACGTCCTGCGCGTCGACGAGCTCTCACAGCTCGACCAGCCCTACAGCCACCGACGGAGCCTGCTCGACAAGCTCCAGCTCACCACGCCCGGCCGGCTCGCGGTGCCCACCCACTTCACCGACGTCGCCGCCGACGATGTCCTCGCAGCGGTGCAGACCCAGGGACTCGAAGGAGTCGTGGCCAAACGCCTCAGCTCCCGCTACGAACCCGGCCGCCGCAGCCGAGCCTGGATCAAGCACGCCATCCGCCACACCTGCGAAGTCGCCGTCCTCGGCTGGGCCCCAGCCACCCGCCACCGAGGCACGCTCGGAGCCCTGGTCATCGGGCTCCCCGACGACACCGGAACGCTGCGCTACGCCGGAGAGGTCGGAACCGGCTTCACCACCGCCACACGACAGCAGCTCCTCGACCTGCTGAACGCCCGCCAACAGGACGGCCCGCCCATCGAGCTCCCGGCCCACCGCGGCTCACGCTGGGCCGGCGCCACACCCGCCGACCGCCTGCGATGGGCCCGCCCCGGCCTGATCGGCGAGATCGCCTACCGCCAGCGCACCCGCGAGGGCCGATTCCGCCACCCATCCTGGAGAGGCCTACGTCCCGATCGCACCCTCGACGCACTGCGAGCTGCCGACGTCCCCTAG
- a CDS encoding LLM class flavin-dependent oxidoreductase has translation MRFGFISEGECAPGESHRQRYVDLIDEILLAEKMGFDVCGTSEQHFAIGGISTSAPETIFPYAMALTSRIKFLHAITLMPTQFNHPLRVAERVATEDILSGGRVELGTGRGNTNLALHAFEVGVEENKAQWSEGVDLLRAAFLDDPFSFVGKYYKVPPRSLIPKPFQRPHPPISVAATSPNTHREAAEKGIGVISSSSFMGFGYIKNALEVYDETFDNTEHQLPTHRSKSVMIFGSAVCLESMDEAMAEVPPALSYAKNALGAYERLSKLSADYQYMGAVKDIDFHDPDFMLNESAGFVVGDPAECRRQIQRYVDLGIDTXLLLRIDSIRHETRMRTIENLGRHVLPHFTEPHNLSKPGDDALATIREARPAHYELVAKREAELAQQTS, from the coding sequence ATGAGGTTCGGGTTCATCAGTGAGGGGGAGTGCGCCCCGGGGGAGAGCCACCGGCAGCGCTACGTCGACCTGATCGACGAGATCTTGCTCGCCGAGAAGATGGGGTTCGACGTCTGCGGAACCTCGGAGCAGCACTTCGCGATCGGAGGGATTTCGACCTCGGCCCCCGAGACGATCTTTCCCTACGCGATGGCCCTGACCAGCAGGATCAAGTTTCTCCACGCTATCACTCTGATGCCCACACAGTTCAACCACCCGCTCCGGGTAGCCGAGCGCGTCGCCACCGAGGACATCCTCTCCGGCGGTCGCGTCGAGCTCGGGACCGGACGCGGCAACACTAACCTCGCACTGCACGCCTTCGAGGTCGGGGTCGAGGAGAACAAGGCACAGTGGTCTGAAGGGGTCGACCTCCTTCGGGCGGCCTTCCTCGATGACCCGTTCTCCTTCGTCGGAAAGTACTACAAGGTCCCCCCGCGCTCTCTCATCCCCAAGCCCTTCCAGCGCCCGCACCCGCCGATCTCGGTGGCGGCGACCAGCCCGAACACCCACCGCGAGGCGGCCGAGAAGGGCATCGGGGTGATCAGCTCGTCGAGCTTCATGGGCTTCGGCTACATCAAGAACGCTCTGGAGGTCTACGATGAGACGTTCGACAACACTGAGCACCAGCTGCCCACCCACCGCAGCAAGTCGGTGATGATTTTTGGGTCCGCGGTGTGTCTGGAGTCCATGGACGAGGCGATGGCAGAGGTTCCGCCGGCTCTCTCCTACGCGAAGAACGCTCTGGGGGCCTACGAGCGGCTCTCCAAGCTCTCCGCCGATTACCAGTACATGGGCGCGGTCAAGGATATCGACTTCCACGACCCGGACTTCATGCTCAACGAGTCCGCCGGTTTCGTTGTGGGGGATCCTGCGGAGTGCCGTCGCCAGATCCAACGCTACGTCGATCTCGGGATCGACACGCNGCTGCTGCTGCGGATCGACTCGATCCGTCACGAGACCCGGATGCGCACCATCGAGAACCTCGGGCGTCACGTCCTGCCGCACTTCACCGAGCCCCACAACCTCAGCAAGCCCGGGGATGACGCTCTCGCCACGATCCGCGAGGCGCGGCCGGCGCACTACGAGCTGGTCGCCAAGCGCGAGGCCGAACTCGCCCAGCAGACGAGCTGA
- a CDS encoding enoyl-CoA hydratase/isomerase family protein, whose protein sequence is MLKSESVEHITWLTLDNPPANALNNPILRELVSSLDEINRDSSVRGVVLTGSGNRFFCAGGDVKEFISFDEAAGLERVALGSRLKSALGRMECPLAIAVNGVAVGSGMEMAAFADFCVASSTARFGMPEINHGLLPMAKGIQQLIWLIGWKNTKEVLFTGEIFDAVRAQELGLAHEVVEPDRVAERAEQWITTMAAKPPELFRALKRTVLTSVGMEDQALEKMTQADFLTYFRSAESDADLRTLVGDRQSPAATGTRQEQ, encoded by the coding sequence ATGCTCAAGAGCGAGAGCGTCGAGCACATCACCTGGCTGACCCTCGACAACCCACCGGCCAACGCGCTGAACAATCCCATCCTGCGGGAACTGGTCAGTTCCCTGGATGAGATCAACCGTGACTCCTCGGTGCGAGGCGTCGTGCTGACAGGTTCTGGGAACCGATTCTTCTGCGCCGGCGGCGACGTCAAGGAGTTCATCTCGTTCGATGAGGCAGCCGGGCTCGAGCGGGTGGCGCTTGGGTCGAGGCTCAAGTCGGCCCTCGGGCGGATGGAGTGCCCACTGGCGATTGCAGTCAACGGCGTCGCGGTGGGCTCGGGCATGGAGATGGCCGCATTTGCTGACTTCTGTGTGGCTTCCTCCACGGCCCGCTTCGGGATGCCCGAGATTAACCATGGGCTGCTGCCGATGGCCAAGGGAATCCAGCAACTGATCTGGCTCATCGGATGGAAAAATACCAAGGAGGTCCTATTCACCGGTGAGATCTTTGACGCCGTGCGTGCTCAGGAGCTGGGACTGGCACACGAGGTCGTCGAGCCGGACAGGGTCGCGGAGCGGGCCGAGCAATGGATCACCACGATGGCAGCCAAGCCCCCGGAGCTCTTCCGCGCGCTCAAGCGTACCGTGCTGACGAGTGTGGGGATGGAGGACCAGGCGCTGGAGAAGATGACTCAGGCCGATTTCCTGACCTACTTCCGCTCCGCA